CTCTAGACTCTACGAAGCCATTTCCCACGGTCTCTAAACCTGTATTGTTAACTACCGTAACTCAAGAGGCTGCATTTGCTATCTATAGTGCTTTCACAACCCCTCTTCCGGAACAAGCGCTCATTCCCGTTTGCGATGACACCTTTGGCGAGGAACGCACTGACGTCGTTGTCTCCTCTCCTCACTACGCTGTGCCGCCTGGCGTAAATGGCACTTTTGACGCCCGTGTTCAGCTTCAGACAATCGGGACAGATTACCTATGGAAGTGCTCAGGTTGGACCTTCGCCAGGAATTGGGTTCAACACGGTGGCACTGCTTACGTTGGACAATTTGTTGTTGGCGCCTCTTATCCAGGCAACGAAGCTGTCCCATATTGCTTGACACCCGGCGTCGTGTGCCATCAAGACGATATACAGATAGTTGTCAGTTTTATTTTCCATTTCTCATTACCGCTATTCTGTTTCTTACCTCTGTCTTCTTTAGTTTGGCACTGTGCCCAATCCCACCAGTGCGCAGTCTGCTCTCATTACAGAGATCCAGAAGCGATACAAAGCATTCTTGAACAACGGTAACCCCAATGCCGCCGGGGTTGCCACCTGGTCTAAAGCCACTAACTCCGATGTGAAGGCCATGGTTCTAGGAGGGACGGGCCAGGTCGCCGTCGGTGCATGCAGCCCAAACTTCTGGGGTGATGCCGTTCAATACGACTACCAATTTTATAATGCGTAGATATGCAAGGTTTGCCGCCTCTCGACTGTCTTCATTGTAGACCATCTCCCCTTTCTATGCTCTCTGTACAGAGTGACATCTGTTTTACTCGTCAACTATCTTCTTTATTCCTTTCCTTATACACTAATTCTTAATACTCATCCTGTAGCCTTACCCGTCATCTCCTTGCGGAGTTCTGTGTAACTTCCGCCGCTGTATCCATAAGTTCTAGTTACCCGTCGTTTAAAATTTTGTATCCACAATTAATGTTCAATTACAATTGATCATCTCAGAGTAAAGACATCCTTCTCAGATTATATCCAGAATGATTGAAACTACTTCAATTCATTTCACCCATTTGTCGCTCGCAGGTATTCTATCTTTCGCTTCGACGCACATGTGCGATACTCACGAAAAATAATAACAGGTGATTAGATATGGCAAGGTTGTCGTATACAAATCATTCAAAAATCACGAAACATTGAGTGTCAGATTTGGCAAAAGGACACAAGATGATGTTGTCAAAATAGATTACTACTACTACATACTCATTGACATTGTCAGAGAGTTGCACATATGCCAACATATTTTCCCCGAACGGTTTTGACAGGGTCAAATGTTCCCTTTGACAGAATTGATACTGTCGAAGTAAACAGAAAATTGAATAATTGAATATGATTCAGATATTGATAGGATACTGACAAATACTCAGTAAACATTTGAAACTTATGTAGGGCCTGTTGCCTCTAGAGTTTCGCGTCCAAGTGCCCAAATGCCTTAGCTTCGATCTCCgagaaaatatcaaaattACGTATCAATGAGATCTCAGTGGCCGACTGAGCAGAGTCAAATGAGCAACATCCCTTATCATATCAAAATTGTGCTAGTCAAAATACACTCACTCCGATGTTAAGCTTTACAAGTGCCCGATGCAGGCGGCCTTTGGAACCACCTCTTGTCTCGTCGCCCTCATATGTTAGAATCGATCTACCGCTGGAATCTTCGCCAAATTTGAGAGGGTTAATAAGCATACGTCCGAACAGGCCTTCGGATAATTCTTTAACTTTCGCTCGCTGTTCAGCGTTGTTAATGGGGCCCTCCAAGATATCCGCCAAAGTCGACAGAATATAGTACTGAGGGGGCATGACACTTATTTTGCCTTCGCGGCATTCATCCAATGCTTGCTTGGGATGTAAGAAACGCGCTTCAATGACTTCCTGGCCACCATCTGGGTCGCAAATATAACTGTCAGGGATTCCGGATACTCCAAATATCGCAACAGTAAAACCAAGGCACTGTAAGGAGTAGGCTTACCATGCTTTGGTATCCTTTCCTGTTTGGCTCCCCGTGAGAAGCCCGATGAGGGCGCCTTTGGCAAAAATGCGACAAAGAATTGGGTATGAAAACGTCTAAGTTGTGGCGATACGTTCACCCATAGTAGTCGGGGAAAGTAACGGACAGAACTTACTTTGGAGGTCCGACTGGGGTTATCCATTGGGTAAACGGCAACAGTGAACCTACATCGGCTTTGAGGCTCTGAGAAGAGAGAAACTGCTGAAATTGCAGTGTCTGCTTGTGTATAGCATGGCGTGCCTCATCTAATAACGAATCACTCGGCAGTTCACCTGAAGCCAACAGTAAACCCGATTCTTCAAATGTTTCGCGTATAGCTGTCATTGCC
This Psilocybe cubensis strain MGC-MH-2018 chromosome 3, whole genome shotgun sequence DNA region includes the following protein-coding sequences:
- a CDS encoding Putative nudix hydrolase 7; protein product: MVPSRQAAIPRPSASLVVVNERNEVLMVHRNPKASSFGGMHVFPGGNLDKNQDDSLAMTAIRETFEESGLLLASGELPSDSLLDEARHAIHKQTLQFQQFLSSQSLKADVGSLLPFTQWITPVGPPKRFHTQFFVAFLPKAPSSGFSRGAKQERIPKHDGGQEVIEARFLHPKQALDECREGKISVMPPQYYILSTLADILEGPINNAEQRAKVKELSEGLFGRMLINPLKFGEDSSGRSILTYEGDETRGGSKGRLHRALVKLNIGSATEISLIRNFDIFSEIEAKAFGHLDAKL